Below is a window of Lacrimispora xylanolytica DNA.
TTCTTTACGGATTACCATTCCCATGACACAGGTCATGACACGGCCAACCGATATGACTGTATTTTTCCCACTTCGCATATAGTTGGAAATATGCTGTCCATACCTTAGTGTAAGCAATCGGGAAAAATTAATTCCCATGAGATAATCTTCTTTTGCCCGTAAATATGCGGAAGCTGAGAGATTGTCATATTCTGAAGAGTCCTTTGCCTCACGGATTCCTCTTAAAATCTCATCTTCTGTCTGGGAGTCGATCCATACCCTTTTTTGGCATTTGTCTTTGACTCCCGCCATCTGGGCAACCAGGCGGTATATGTATTCTCCCTCTCGTCCGGAGTCAGTACAGATATAAATGACATCTACATCCGAACGGTTCAGCAGGCTGCTTACAATCTTAAATTGTTTTTCAGCGCTGGGAATTACCTCGTATTTAAACTCTTTTGGAAGAAACGGAAGGGTAGATAAGCTCCACCGCTTAAACTTCGGATCATAGCTTTCCGGATAACTCATGGTCACCAGATGGCCTACGCACCAGGTAATAATTGCCTCATCAGACTCAATATAACCATCACTGCGCCTTCCCTTCACTTTCAGAGCATTGGCAAATTCCTGCGCTACACTTGGTTTTTCTGCAATGTATAACGATTTCGACATATAACTCCCTACTGCTCTTTTTTAGTAACCTGACTATTATACCATGTAAGCCTTGGAATAGCAAATATTTGACCGTTTAAAACTTATTATACCATTGAAAAAAAGGAATATCAATGGTACAATGGTTTACAATTTTATTAAAAGGAGTGTTGAACCATGTCAGTACAAAAGGTAAAAGAGTATTTAAAAGACTTTGGCAGAGACTGCCAGGTAAAGGAATTTCCGGTATCCAGTGCCACGGTCTTACTGGCCGCCAAAGCCCTTGATGTATCTCCCGCCCGCATTGCCAAAACCCTGTCCTTTCGTAAAGAAGGTTCAGACAGCTGCATTTTGGTGGTTACTGCGGGAGACACAAAAATTGATAACGCAAAGTTTAAAAAGACATTTGGCTACAAGGCAAAAATGCTGGCAGCTGAGGAGGTTTCCTTACTAACCGGCCATGAAATAGGCGGCGTCTGCCCCTTTGCTAACCCGGAACAGGTATCTACCTACTTAGATACCTCCATGCAAAGATTTGAAACCGTTTTCCCGGCAGCCGGAAGCTCCAATTCTGCCATTGAATTGACCTGTGAAGAGCTTTTCATGCTATCAGGTGCTTTGGAATGGATCGATGTGTGTAAAATAACAGATGCATCCTGATTTATCACACCGATCATGCTTTCTTCTTTCTCTGATATTCTGACAGAATTACAGAAGAGAACAATAAGATACATCCTGCCATGAGTTTAGGGGTTACCTCTTCTCCCAGGAATATGACTGAAAATACCAGGCCAAATACTGCTTCAAAGGACAGTATAATAGAAGTAGTATTTGGGCTTAGGTGCTTCTGTCCCACATTCTGAAGGAGAAAGCAGATCATGGTACTGAATATACCAAGATACAACAAACCAATGAGCATGGATCCATTAATAACGGTAAAATCCTGCGTTCCTTCCATGATCGGTGCCAGAACCCAGCTAAGAATTGCCGCTGCCACCATCTGAATCACGGTCAGCCTAACTGGGTCATGATGATCCGTATACCGGTCAACAAATACGATATGGAACGCAAAAAACAGACCACAGAAAAGTGTCAGTAAATCACCTATATTTATAGAAAGATCGCCTTCCAGTGAAATAAGGGCCAGTCCGAATACAGCGATGACGGCTGCGCCAATATTGTTCACAGAAGGCCTTTTTTTATTAAAGAACCAGTGCAGAAAAGGTACTATAATCACGTATAACGTGGTGATAAATGCATTTTTGCTGGCAGTGGTATACTTCACCCCATACGTCTGAAGCAGATAACTGACAAACAAAAACACGCCCAGAAGGCTGCCACATAGTATTTCTGTTTTATTTACCAGCTTAAGGCGCTTAAAAAATACTGCAACCAGTGCGATAGAAGCAATGGTAAAACGCAGAGCCAGTAAATAGGTGGGAGAAATAATATCGACTGAATTTTTCATCACCACAAACGCACTTCCCCATATTATGGTGGTCACTATAAGACCAAGGGCTGACAGTGCCTTAATTCCTTTTCCGTCCTGTATATTCATATGTATAGCAAAGTCCTTTCACATAAGTACAGGGGCGCAGCACCCTGCGTCCCTGGTTATTTTCTATGTATGATATTATTCTGCGATAGAAAATTTATAAATCGTTACGGTCTGATATTCCTCACCTGCTTTTAATAAAGGAGATGGAAACTCAGGCTTATTGATGGCATCGGGATAATACTGGGTCTCAAAACAGTAACAGCAGCGTTTTTCATAAACAGCCCCCCCTTTTCCTGTCATCCCGTCCTTTAAAAAATTAGCGGTGTAAAACTGCATTCCTGGTAAATCGGTGTATACCTCCATACGGATGCCTGTTTTATCAGATTCTGCTGCTGCACATAAGGAAACTTCCCCCTCTGGATGATTAAGCACCCAGTTGTGGTCAAAGCCGCCGCCAAAGATCAACGCTTCGTAATCCTCATTAATATCCTGCTCAATTGGCTTCATCTGGGTGAAATCCATTGGAGTTCCCTTTACAGGTGTAATCTCGCCGGTTGGAATGGAGCCTTCATCTGCTCTGGTATAAGAATCTGCATCGATCCAGACACGCTGTTTCATTGCATTTTTGCCATCATGACCATCAAGGTTAAAATAGCTGTGGTTGGTAAAGTTAGCTACTGTATCCTGGTCACATACCATATGATAGGAAAGAATCAGGCTGTTATCCTGAGTCAGAGTATATGCTGCTGTAATGGTCGCATTTCCAGGAAATCCCTGATCTCCGTCAGGTGAGAAAAGAGAAAAGCTGATTTTAGTCCCCTCCTCTGCTTCCTCAACTTCAGCCTCCCACAGCCGGGAGTGATAAAGATCAGAACCGCTATGTAGATTGTTGACACCATTATTGGCTTCCAATTGATACTCTTTGCCATTGATTTCAAATGCTGCATTTGCGATCCGGTTGGCATTTCTACCAATGGGTGCTCCAAAATGAGGGGGATTTTCCAGGTACTGGGCTACGGTATCATACCCTAACACCACATCCTTCTTATTCCCTTCCCGGTCCGGCACCAACATACTGACCCACACGGCTCCTAAATCTGTAAATGAAGCTGAAACTCCATTTCCATTTTCCAGTGTATACAAATACACTTCTTTGCCATCCGGCATGTTTCCCCAAAGTTCTTTTTTGTATGCCATTTTGCTTCCTCCATATACCTTTTCCTAAAGCCCCTTATAAAAGGGGCTTCATGGTTTTATTATTTCCCAGCCGATATATATCCCTTGGCTGTTAAAAGCTCTGCACAAAGAACGGCTCCGCCTGCTGCTCCACGGACGGTGTTGTGGGACATTCCCACAAATTTATAATCGTAAACCGTATCTTCACGTAAACGGCCCACGGAAATTCCCATGCCGTTTTCATAATCCACATCAAGTGTAATCTGTGGACGGTTATCTTCTTCCATATATTGAATGAACTGCTTTGGCGCGCTTGGAAGCTTAAGCTCCTGTGGAAGGCCACTGAACTGGCGGATGCGGTCAATCAGTTCTTCTTTGGTTGGCTTTTTACGGAATTTAACAAACACAGCAGCTGTATGTCCATTTAAAACGGGAATACGGATACACTGACATGTAATAGCCGGTTCACTGGCTTTTACGATCTGTCCGTCTACGATCTCACCCCAGAGGCGCAGAGGCTCCTGCTCGCTTTTTTCTTCCTCGCCGCCGATAAATGGAATCACATTACCTACCATCTCCGGCCAATCCTTAAAGTTCTTACCTGCACCGGAAATCGCCTGATAAGTGGTAGCCACTACTTCATAAGGCTCAAACTCTCTCCATGCGGTAAGTACGGGAGCATAGCTTTGAATGGAACAGTTTGGTTTCACTGCAATAAAGCCTTTTTTAGTGCCCAGACGGTTTCTCTGATCCTTGATCACTTCAAAATGCTCTGGATTGATCTCAGGAATTACCATCGGTACATCCGGAGTCCATCTATGGGCACTGTTGTTGGATACAACAGGTACTTCTGCTTTTGCATAAGCTTCTTCAATGGCTTTAATCTCGTCTTTTGACATATCTACTGCGCTGAATACAAAATCAACGCCTGCAGCCACTGCTTCCACTTCGTTCACATTCATGACCGTTAACCTTTTCACAGATTCTGGCATCGGTGATGTCATTTTCCAACGGTCACCTACCGCTTCCTCATATGTTTTTCCGGCAGAGCGTGGACTTGCTGCTACTGTCACTACCTCAAACCAGGGATGATTTTCAAGCAGAGAAATGAATCTCTGTCCTACCATACCGGTTGCTCCCAAGATGCCAACTTGCAATTTCTTTTCCATCGCTTTCTCCTCACTTCTTTCCAAATTGTAATATCCTAATACGCTAAATTCTTAACTATCCTATAACAAAGTGAAAGAAAAATCAATATTTATTCGCGATAAAAATACATTTGTTCGTGTCACAAAGACATTTCTTTAAAATGTATTTCGTGGTAACGTACTAAAGGCGAACTTTGCTGCCTTTTCCATCTCGCTTACCTGCTTTCAGCCGGTTTAAGTGAACCTCTTTTTCTTTGTAACGAATCACTGGATCTTCTCCCAGAAGATAAACAGCTTCCAGTTCCTCTCCCTGAGACAGCTTAATCCCCCGGACACCCCTGGCATTCTTTTTCATCTCAGATATTTCTTCCACACGGAAGCGCAGGAAAATTCCTGCTGATGTCTGGAGCACCACATCCTGCTGTTCATTTAACAGCTGAATGCTGATAACGGAATCGTCGTCCTGAAGCTTTGTTGCAGCCACCATTCGATTATTGGTCTCAAACTCTTCTCCCGGAACCAGCTTAATAAGAGCCTGTTTCGTTGCAAACAGGAATTTGTGCCCTTTTAATCCTTCCGCATGACATAAGTATATGATTTGTTCCCTTGTCCCGTCAAACTTGCTTAGATTCTCAATGGGAGTTCCTTTATCCCTCAGCTTTCCAGCCGGTATATCAAGAACTTTCACCTGATGTAAGTTTCCTGTGTTGGTGAAAATACAGATCTTATCCGTATTGAAACAGTTTACCACATACTGACTCTCGGTTTCAATGGTTTCTTTATTCCTGTCATAGGTATTCTTTTCTAATATTTTGCAATAGCCAAACCGGTCCATAACAAAGGTCACTTCTGAAACAGCGATGGCAGATTCGTCGTAAACCGCTTCCTTGCCGTCCTCAATCACAGTTCTTCTTGGAGTCGCATACTCTTCCTTAATGGCTTTTAAATCATCTTTGATTACTTCATCCATATTTTTTCTGCTGGAAAGAATTTTTTCATATAAAGCAATTTTTTCAAGAGTTTCCTTAAATTCCTTCTCCAACTGAAGAATCTCCAGTCCGATCAGCTTATAAAGACGCATTTCCAAAATAGCACTGGCCTGCTTTTCCGTAAAGCAAAGCTTTTTCGCATCTTCTTCAAATCCACTGACCCGGAATTTAATATTGGACACATCTCCGGTCATAAGGCAGTTTTTTGCATCCTTTAGGTTCTTGGAACCTCTTAAAACTGCAATGATAAGGTCAATGATATCACAGGCCTTAATAAGACCTTCCTTGATTTCTTTTTTCTCCAGCTCCTTGTCTAACAGTGCCTGGTATTTCTTCGTGGCATTTTCATACTGGAAGTCCAGGAAATTCTTTAATATCCCTTTTAAATTCAGAGTTTCCGGTCTGCCGCCAGCTATGGCCAGCATATTAACTCCAAAGGTGTCTTCCAGCTTTGTTTTCTTATATAATATGTTGCGGATTTTCTCTACATCAGCATCCTTACGAAGTTCGAGAACGATACGGATCCCGTCTTTATTGGACTGATTGGAGATATCCACTACATCTGTAAGCTTTTTGCTTTCCACAAGGTCTACGATATCAACCAGGAATTTATTAATTCCCGCACCTATCATGGTATATGGAATTTCAGTAATCAGCAGCTTGTCCTTATCTGCCTTTCTTTTTCCAAGCTCCACTTCAATGCGGCCGCGAAGCTTGATTTTACCTACACCGGTTTCATAAATGGCAGGCAGATCGCTTTTATTTGCAATAATACCCCCAGTCGGAAAATCTGGCCCTGGCATATATTCCATCAGCTCCTGAATGGAAATGTCTGAATTATCAATGTAAGCCATGACAGCATCAATGACTTCTCCCAGGTTGTGCGAAGGGATGCTGGTGCTCATTCCAACGGCAATACCTTCGGCACCGTTAATTAAAAGATTAGGCACTCTTACCGGAAGTACTTCCGGCTCCTTTTCCGTCTCATCATAGTTAGGAACAAAATTAACCGTTTTATCTAAATCCTTTAAATAAACTTCCTCAGCAAATTTCTCAAGTCTGGCTTCCGTA
It encodes the following:
- a CDS encoding YbaK/EbsC family protein: MSVQKVKEYLKDFGRDCQVKEFPVSSATVLLAAKALDVSPARIAKTLSFRKEGSDSCILVVTAGDTKIDNAKFKKTFGYKAKMLAAEEVSLLTGHEIGGVCPFANPEQVSTYLDTSMQRFETVFPAAGSSNSAIELTCEELFMLSGALEWIDVCKITDAS
- a CDS encoding DMT family transporter, producing MNIQDGKGIKALSALGLIVTTIIWGSAFVVMKNSVDIISPTYLLALRFTIASIALVAVFFKRLKLVNKTEILCGSLLGVFLFVSYLLQTYGVKYTTASKNAFITTLYVIIVPFLHWFFNKKRPSVNNIGAAVIAVFGLALISLEGDLSINIGDLLTLFCGLFFAFHIVFVDRYTDHHDPVRLTVIQMVAAAILSWVLAPIMEGTQDFTVINGSMLIGLLYLGIFSTMICFLLQNVGQKHLSPNTTSIILSFEAVFGLVFSVIFLGEEVTPKLMAGCILLFSSVILSEYQRKKKA
- a CDS encoding aldose epimerase family protein translates to MAYKKELWGNMPDGKEVYLYTLENGNGVSASFTDLGAVWVSMLVPDREGNKKDVVLGYDTVAQYLENPPHFGAPIGRNANRIANAAFEINGKEYQLEANNGVNNLHSGSDLYHSRLWEAEVEEAEEGTKISFSLFSPDGDQGFPGNATITAAYTLTQDNSLILSYHMVCDQDTVANFTNHSYFNLDGHDGKNAMKQRVWIDADSYTRADEGSIPTGEITPVKGTPMDFTQMKPIEQDINEDYEALIFGGGFDHNWVLNHPEGEVSLCAAAESDKTGIRMEVYTDLPGMQFYTANFLKDGMTGKGGAVYEKRCCYCFETQYYPDAINKPEFPSPLLKAGEEYQTVTIYKFSIAE
- the asd gene encoding aspartate-semialdehyde dehydrogenase gives rise to the protein MEKKLQVGILGATGMVGQRFISLLENHPWFEVVTVAASPRSAGKTYEEAVGDRWKMTSPMPESVKRLTVMNVNEVEAVAAGVDFVFSAVDMSKDEIKAIEEAYAKAEVPVVSNNSAHRWTPDVPMVIPEINPEHFEVIKDQRNRLGTKKGFIAVKPNCSIQSYAPVLTAWREFEPYEVVATTYQAISGAGKNFKDWPEMVGNVIPFIGGEEEKSEQEPLRLWGEIVDGQIVKASEPAITCQCIRIPVLNGHTAAVFVKFRKKPTKEELIDRIRQFSGLPQELKLPSAPKQFIQYMEEDNRPQITLDVDYENGMGISVGRLREDTVYDYKFVGMSHNTVRGAAGGAVLCAELLTAKGYISAGK
- a CDS encoding DNA gyrase/topoisomerase IV subunit A, with amino-acid sequence MAEKIIRTEYSEEMQKSYMNYSMSVITARAIPDARDGLKPVQRRVLYDMSELRLNHDKPHRKSARIVGDTMGKYHPHGDSSIYETLVVMSQIFKKGMPLVNGHGNFGSIEGDGAAAMRYTEARLEKFAEEVYLKDLDKTVNFVPNYDETEKEPEVLPVRVPNLLINGAEGIAVGMSTSIPSHNLGEVIDAVMAYIDNSDISIQELMEYMPGPDFPTGGIIANKSDLPAIYETGVGKIKLRGRIEVELGKRKADKDKLLITEIPYTMIGAGINKFLVDIVDLVESKKLTDVVDISNQSNKDGIRIVLELRKDADVEKIRNILYKKTKLEDTFGVNMLAIAGGRPETLNLKGILKNFLDFQYENATKKYQALLDKELEKKEIKEGLIKACDIIDLIIAVLRGSKNLKDAKNCLMTGDVSNIKFRVSGFEEDAKKLCFTEKQASAILEMRLYKLIGLEILQLEKEFKETLEKIALYEKILSSRKNMDEVIKDDLKAIKEEYATPRRTVIEDGKEAVYDESAIAVSEVTFVMDRFGYCKILEKNTYDRNKETIETESQYVVNCFNTDKICIFTNTGNLHQVKVLDIPAGKLRDKGTPIENLSKFDGTREQIIYLCHAEGLKGHKFLFATKQALIKLVPGEEFETNNRMVAATKLQDDDSVISIQLLNEQQDVVLQTSAGIFLRFRVEEISEMKKNARGVRGIKLSQGEELEAVYLLGEDPVIRYKEKEVHLNRLKAGKRDGKGSKVRL